CTCTTGGTGCTGAGCGCCGAGAAGGTCCAGGAGGTGGTGGCGGCGCTGCGGCTCATCAAGAAGCCGGAGCAGATCCTCGCCGGGTGCAAGGACATCAAGCGGCTGGAGTCCCAGACGGACGAGGCGCTGCGCGCGGGCATGGGCCGGCTCTTCAAGAGCGGCCTGGACACGCTGACGATCATCAAGTGGAAGGAAGTCTACGACTTGATCGAGACCGCCACGGACAAGTGCAACAGCGTCGCGAACGTCATCGAAGGCGTGGTCCTGGAGCACTCCTGAAATGCTGCTCTTCGCCGTCATCGCGATCGTCGCGGTCGCGCTCATCTTCGACTTCATCAACGGCTTTCACGACGCGGCGAACTCCATCGCGACGGTGGTGTCCACGCGCGTGCTGTCGCCGAACCTGGCGGTGGCCTGGGCCGCGTTCTTCAACTTCATCGCGGCGTTTGGTGGGGGCGTGCAGGTGGCCAACACCGTGGGCAAGGGCATCATCGACTTCGAGATGCTGAAGGCCGCCGGGCCCCACGCGGTGCTGATGGTCATCTTCTCGGCGCTGATGGGCGCCATCGTGTGGAACCTGCTGACGTGGTGGTGGGGCCTGCCGTCCTCGTCCTCGCACGCGCTGGCCGGCGGGATGATCGGCGCCACGGTGCCGGTGCTGGGGTTCAAGGGGCTGGTGGGCTCGGGCATCGCGAAGATCGCCGCGTTCATCGTGCTCTCGCCGCTCCTGGGCCTGGTGCTGGGCACGGCGATGATGCTGGGGAGCATCTGGACGGTGCGCAAGCAGATGCCGATGAAGGTGGACTCGTGGTTCCGGCGGCTGCAGCTCGTCTCGTCGGCCATCTTCTCGTTCAGCCATGGAACGAACGATGCGCAGAAGGTGATGGGCATCATCGCGGTGGTGCTCTTTGGCACCATCTGGAAGGACCGGCCGTTCCACATCGACTGGTGGATGATCATCTCGTGCCACACGGCCATCGCGCTGGGGACGTTCTTCGGCGGCTGGCGCATCGTCCGGACGATGGGCCACAGCCTGACGAAGCTGGCGCCGATTGGCGGCTTCTGCGCGGAGACGGGCGGCGGCGTCACCATCATCGCGCTGGCGAAGCTGGGCATCCCGGTGTCCACGACGCACACCATCACCGGTGCCATCGTGGGCGTGGGGACGACGAAGGGGTGGCAGGCGGTGCGCTGGG
Above is a genomic segment from Stigmatella erecta containing:
- a CDS encoding inorganic phosphate transporter; the protein is MLLFAVIAIVAVALIFDFINGFHDAANSIATVVSTRVLSPNLAVAWAAFFNFIAAFGGGVQVANTVGKGIIDFEMLKAAGPHAVLMVIFSALMGAIVWNLLTWWWGLPSSSSHALAGGMIGATVPVLGFKGLVGSGIAKIAAFIVLSPLLGLVLGTAMMLGSIWTVRKQMPMKVDSWFRRLQLVSSAIFSFSHGTNDAQKVMGIIAVVLFGTIWKDRPFHIDWWMIISCHTAIALGTFFGGWRIVRTMGHSLTKLAPIGGFCAETGGGVTIIALAKLGIPVSTTHTITGAIVGVGTTKGWQAVRWGTAGRIIWAWVFTIPAAALVAVLVYAITRGLVGLLG